The DNA segment cacacacacacacacacacacacacacacacacacacacacacacacccctccatcAGCGCTCCTCAGCGAGCCATGTTTGGTCTAACCCACAAATGGCACGGCTACGTTTGCACACTTCACACAGCTCCCCACCTCGCAGCCAAGGGTCAgggcaaacagaacaaaactgcCGCTTTGGGCATCTTTAGGAAAACGCTGAACAAATTTcgtatatgttcttttttttttttttgagaaataaaattctagaaaacaacaaaagacagttGTCATGGTTACCCATTTTCGGCTAAAGGCAGAACACTTCCTTTGCTATTGGCAGACTGGAGAAACATACAAATGTCCTCACCAAATACTGCCGACCAATGCGAACATTTTCAGAGCCAGCTTTTGAATTAAGTACTGAGAATTGAAGATGCGAACAATCGCTACAATTTGGTCAGCCCACTTTGGGATGTTTTTGGTTGGATTTAAGTTTGAAGCTGGGACACAGCTGGATTTGTCAACTCTGTATTAATCTGTACAATAAATACCTTTACAACAGCAAGTCTATCATGATGAGGCCAGACCTCAGGGAAAAGGTGCCAGGAAGCCTGCCTTCAGTGGTTtcgaaacacaaacacacacacacacacacacacacacacacacacacacacccggatagtggtggcacatgcctttaatcccagcactcgggggcagaggcaggtggatccctttgagttcaaggccagcctggtctacaagagctagttcagggacaGACTTGATAgttacaaaaaaagagaaagaaacacacacagtctCTGACCTCAAGAGACTGCTCTTATCATGGCCTGAGTCCCACAACTGTCCCGTCCCTGTCTTACCTGCAAGACTAACAAGTCACCTGTGAATGGCAGCAAGGCCTTGAGGGGGAGGCGCTCTGAATGTATGGCAAAGCAGTTGTTTTCCTAGGAGTCAAATGTTTCTAATGCTATTAAACTATATTTGAAAAGTTCTCTGACTTAATATATACAATGTACAAAATAAGTTAAAAGGAGGGAGCAGGGGAAAGTTTTTGAGCATCTACAGTGCAAACACACAACTGTCCCATGCATGTCCACGTCCCCCTCTGAGCCATGGGACCCGTCGCTTACAAAGCGGCACTCAAACAGTGGAATTCCAGCTTTGTTTTCCTCGCTGGCTTTGACCGTAACAAACACAATTTTGGCTTGTTGTCACACTTGTACCTTAAAGtttaacaaaaacccaaacaactgaAGAGAAAAACACTCTTTTGTAGCAATCCCATAAAATAATTCTCCATTCACAAAACCAGCAACCCTTCTGGAGGGCATGGGCGGTGTTACTCGCCCCCCTGAGGTATAAATGCAGCGGTCTTTGCATTGAGTAAATAGTGTATACAGTATGTCAACACTCTGAATGCTTGCATTCACCCGCAAGTGATGTCATCCTGACTGAATGAAAACttacttacatatatatatttataatggaTTAACTGatttttagagaaaaaatatGAACTTTAGCCCGTAATACAGCCAGAAGTTCTGAATTCCTGAACCAATGCAAATGGTATTACATCCGAAAAAGATTTAACATTGCATACTGATTTAAAAACAACCGAACAGGGAAAACACCTAAGTATTTTAGATTCAGCAGGATACCATGGAAAGCACAGTCTAGAGAAGTGGGAAACCAGTCAAgcttttccaaaagagaaaatcCTTTTAATCCTTAGCAAGTCCCCGTGGAAACAGCAGGCGTACAAGAGTGAGAAGGGAGCGCTGGGGACAATTCAGCCTCACGGTCCCCATCTCCTGTGCGTGGACGGCCAACAAATGACAGAAGTCCATGTGACAACAGTCCGGTGGCTCCGCTCACCACTGCTGCCAGCTGAAGTCATCGTTGCTCCCAAAGACCAGGAAGAAGCCCAGGATAGTTGCAAAGATGACGGTGTTCCCCGTGAGAACGAGGGCGCAAGCTCCCCACTCAATCTGCCGCGGGAAGAAGGCAACAGTCAGCAGGTGTGCAGAGCCAAGGCCACTGGTAGCCAATCAATGCCCGGCGCATTGGCCAATCACAGAGGTAAGTAATGTGGCTTGTGACGACCGTCACAGGACCACACCCAACACTCTGACACAGTGTTTTTATTTGCCGTCATTGATTGAAAAGTAGAAAGGTAGGGGATGATAATTATTCCGGAACACGCTTGACTTCGACAATGACCAACAGAGCTTTGTTTGGCTCCATCTGTAGCCCTGGGCATCTAGGGCTCACCCTGCCCCTGACGGGGATCCCGGCTCCACCTGCAGTTCTGagcccccccacctccccagggcCCTGGACATCTAGGCTGCACCCTGCCCGGGGTGGATCCCTGGGCCCGCATAGGATTCCACAGTTAATGCTTACAAAGGAAGTTACTCTTTCTTAGTCTCACAGTCTGGTTGGAGCAGAGCGGGAGCCCTAAGCACCACTGATGCAAACATACTTTCTCTGAAAGAGGCTGAGGGCATAAGTGCCTCCATCACACTTGAAGCTCGGCTAGTCTCCGCCCTTCTCTCCACCTTTCCAgagctctttctcctctctcccactttCCCATCTGCAGAGAACAACCTTCTCAGATGTCTAGGCTTTAGAGGTCagggttctcaacccgtggggcACAACTCTTTGGAAGTTGCCGGACAACCCTTTCCAGTGGGTCAcacacatatcagataccctgcatatcaggtatttatgattcataacagtagaaaaatacagttatgaagtagcggcgaaataattttaaggttgggggcCACCTCAACGTGAATGAAAGGGTCTCAACATTAGGACGTTGAGAACCCTGCTCTTTATAATAAAGCAGGCCCACGGGCACTCTGCACCGGGGAGTTACTGTGCCCTTTCTGCTGCAGGCCTACGCTTTGCCTTCCAACAGTTTCCCCTGACAGCAAAAACGAATGGGAAGACGAGGTTTAAACCTGTCCTCTACACCTGTCTTTTACATGACGGAACTTTTTAAGAAAGAAACGAACAGTCTAATGGAAAAACCTCCCCAGAAGAAGGCAGCTCACCAGGTGTGCTCTGGCGAAGACGACCGGGAGTCCAAAGGCGGAGACGACGATGCCTGTTGTGAGGAAGATGGCGAGCTCCTTGCAAGCGTTACTCATGGCATCCGTGTCGTCCACTAATCTTCTTGCTATGCAGTACGGAATGGGTGAGAGGAtgtaaaaaaacagaacaaagagggGCCAGTATTggctggaagagagaaagaagttagTGCAGTTTTCGCCAACCCTGTCACTTTCCAACATACTAAGCGCATGTTTGTTTAAAGAGCAACGGGAAATGACAAGGTATCAAACAAGCTGCAGCTGAAACCAAAGCCAcaggcctgggggggggggaatgtcaGAGTCAACTCATCCCTGTACTCAATTACAGCACAATATTTAAAGGATCTACTGACAAAATGCTTTATGAAAtagtgaaaaaaaattttaaaatcactttagCTTAATAAGGAGGCATActgaaaataagaatatttacacaaaactttaaaaattagggACCCACGCCTTTGACATCCTGTCTTATCATAATGTTAGAACCCATGCTTCCCTTAACTGAAACCAAAATACAGGGCACCCACACAGCAAACAGTATTGTTAAACATGGTCTTTAGTTTGTTGTTAGCCATGTTGTGCTGATTTCATTTTCTGATTTCAGCAACTGCAGTGGGGGAAGCTGTGTGAAGGGGACAGATTCCTTCCACTTCTTTGTTATGTTTTAAAAGCATATTATcaaatttacaagaaaaaaatggtCTTTAAGATTGACAAGCTTAAATACATACACAGCGGAGATTTGCTGAagctatttgctttctttttctgaagatttatttttatgtgtttggcaTGAATGTATGTGCATCGAGTGCATGTAATACCcaaagaggccagcagagggtgtcatatcccctggaactggaattacagacagtggtgaggtACCACAGGGGTGTtaggaaccgaacctgggtcctctggaagagcagccagtgttcttaagcactgaaccatctctccagcctgttatgtttttcttaatctttttctaagtattttaaaaaagcaaaaaaatttaaGTAGACTCTGCTTTGGCATGTGGTATGAAAACCAGTCAAGGAGGACTTGACTAATGAACTGTCTGTCCAGTCTCTACATTTTAACTCTgcgtgtgtctgcgtgtgtgtgtgtgtgtgtgtgtgtgtttgtgtgtcggacAGCCATCCTGGATGTCAATTCTCACCTACCATattgtttgagacggggtctgTTTGCAAAGTTTACAGATCCTCCCGTCTTCACTTTCCATCTCATCAGAGGAGCCCTGGGATTACggacatgtgctaccacacccagctattccaggggttctggggatttgaactcaggtcctcacatttctgctgcaagtgctttatccactaTAACATCTCTCTCAGCCCATAATTTAGTTTTGGATGGGCATTTGTGATGTCACCAGTTTTCCATTTCCGCAATTACAGACATGGTCACTGTGAACAGCGATTTTCTTACCCAGCTACATGAATCTCTACAAGCATTTGCAAGGTGTGTTTGTATGAGAATTTCATGGAAGTGGAGGGCCAGTTCTGCGAACTACAGGACACAGGCAAACAAACTAGTTCCAAGAAATGGCCCCTACTCACTTCCTAAACCCCTACCCGACCGAGTCCCTGCTGGCACGCAGCAGTGTCTGTCTGCCCACTTCCTTCACCAGTAGATTTCACGTAGCATTGAGTGGGATTTAGTGTTTTCATGTGATATCATCAACCAACGCAATCCACTCTCCAAGTTTGTGGTTCCCTTCtactcatttgtatttttttttttaatatttatttattatgtatacaatgttctttctgtgtgtatgcctgaaggccagaagagggcaccagacctcattacagatggttgtgagccaccatgtggttgctgggaattgaactcaggacctctggaagagcggcaatgctcttaaccgctgagccatctctccagccctcatttgtatttttaaaactaaaagttaCTTAGATGTTAATTTAAAGTTTTCTAAACTGGGCAGGCGATGAATATCTAGAattctagaacttgggaggctggggcaggcagACTGtgagtgaggtcagcctgggctacgcagTGAGACAATGTCTCAGTGGAAGGGAGTTCTTCCTGTTCTAGGGCAAGAAATCACCTCCCTCGTGTGTGTAATCAGCTGTGTTCAGGAGCTGCCTATGTTATTTTCTGTAATAAGATGTTTTAGATTTCGCTGGAGTATTATTGATGGGCAGTAGGGCCGGGCTGCGGTCACCAGGCGTCACAAAAGCAGGTCACACCCCAAATCCCTCTGCCTGGGCATTCTGGTGTCTCTACAGATAACCCTTAAGCGGTGATTTTCAGGAAAGGGTTGTGCTTGGTGAACAAGCATTTCCACCAGGGAAAACAAAGCGCATTCGAAACTTTAAAAGCAGGAGAGTTTTACCTTTAAACactcaaaaagaggaaaacaaaaatccattACGTACTTGTATATTGGAAGGGCACATCCCAGCATCAAAAACATCAGGCCAATTGCTCCTCCAAATGACAAGCTAATGAGAGctgcaaaacaaacagaagcccCAGAGAGTTCAGTAGGGAAGACACTAGTGCAGCCTTTGTTCAGTCCCAGCCCGAGCACTACGTGAATCCCAGAAGTGAAACacaccctgccccctcccctccaaATTCCAGCTGTTAAAAGTGGCTCATGCccggtaatctcagcactcaagagactgaggcaggaggattactacaAGCTAAATGTCAAAcgatctcaaaaatcaaaacaaaatgtcaACTGTCTTCAAAGCTGACAATTACAGAGTTTCAGAATCAGCTTCTACGGCGCCCTCAAAACAAAAGCGTTAGAGGTTGAGCTTCCTCCTTAGCCCTTTGAAAGGCTCTGAAATCTGGACGTCAGCCAGGCCTGCTGACACAGGTCTTAATCTCATCTCTAGGGAGGTAGGGATAGAAGGAactttggtctacatagtgagttcccaaACAGTCAGGGAAACATCATGAAATGCTGTTGCAAACAAGCACTTTGCCCCTCAAATACCTCATTATGGACATTAAATATTCCCAAATTGGAGGAGGAAATCCACAAGCTGAAACACATTTGGTTCCAAAAACTCCCAATAAAGAATCCTTAACCTGTACATCAGTTTAGACCGACTGctaacacacagcacacacccagTCACCATTGCTCGGGTCTATTAGGCCCCAGGGTTAATGCCCGCCCCCACCACAGCGCAAGCATTATATTTAATCCACATGGGAGTGAAACCCTTGCCACacaatccctggaatccacacagAAGTGGAAGGGGAAACGCCACTCTATCAAGttatcctctcacctccacactcaGTACACGCGACAGGATGGGAGGATGGGCAGACAAGCCTCaccagaaacaaacagaaacacagaagcacaaGACTGAGAGAAAAGCTGTTCAAGGCTATGTGTAGCTAATGtatgatctttttttaaaaattatttttagagagGGTCTccccgtgtagccctggctggcctggactttgctatgtagaccagattggtcacctgcctctgcatctcaagagttggga comes from the Microtus pennsylvanicus isolate mMicPen1 chromosome 9, mMicPen1.hap1, whole genome shotgun sequence genome and includes:
- the Leprotl1 gene encoding leptin receptor overlapping transcript-like 1 gives rise to the protein MAGIKALISLSFGGAIGLMFLMLGCALPIYNQYWPLFVLFFYILSPIPYCIARRLVDDTDAMSNACKELAIFLTTGIVVSAFGLPVVFARAHLIEWGACALVLTGNTVIFATILGFFLVFGSNDDFSWQQW